Proteins encoded in a region of the Pigmentiphaga litoralis genome:
- a CDS encoding DUF481 domain-containing protein — MPVKKRLVPLIALFAAGSALAQAPVKQDNQWRGAINAGASVASGNTDATSFNISANAAKASQDDKLNFYLTTLYGTKKNDGNREETANLFRAGAKYDRNLNENVFAFGSLDTEHDKLQELDLRAVTAGGVGYHLIKNDNTIFDVFSGLTYNHERFTSETRNSMEFLIGEESQHRITDTTSLNQRFALYPNLTDSGLRAQFDAGLATSITKKIELKLTLSNRFQSNPRPGIKKTDTLFLTSIGYRFGAD, encoded by the coding sequence ATGCCAGTCAAAAAACGTCTCGTCCCTCTGATCGCCCTGTTCGCTGCCGGTTCCGCGCTTGCGCAAGCCCCCGTCAAGCAGGACAACCAATGGCGCGGCGCCATCAACGCCGGCGCCAGTGTCGCCTCGGGCAACACGGACGCGACGTCGTTCAACATCTCGGCCAACGCCGCCAAGGCCAGCCAGGACGACAAGCTCAATTTCTACCTGACGACCCTGTACGGCACGAAGAAGAATGACGGCAACCGCGAAGAGACCGCGAACCTGTTCCGCGCCGGCGCCAAGTACGACCGCAACCTGAACGAAAACGTGTTTGCGTTCGGCTCGCTCGATACGGAACACGACAAGCTGCAGGAACTGGATCTGCGGGCCGTGACGGCAGGCGGCGTGGGTTATCACCTGATCAAGAACGACAACACGATCTTCGACGTGTTTTCGGGTCTGACCTACAACCATGAGCGCTTCACGAGCGAAACGCGCAACAGCATGGAATTTCTGATCGGCGAAGAATCGCAGCATCGGATCACCGACACGACGTCGCTCAACCAGCGTTTTGCGCTCTACCCGAACCTGACGGACAGCGGCCTGCGGGCGCAGTTCGACGCGGGTCTGGCAACGTCGATCACCAAGAAGATCGAACTGAAGCTGACCTTGTCGAACCGTTTCCAGAGCAATCCGCGTCCGGGCATCAAGAAGACCGACACGCTGTTCCTGACCAGCATCGGGTACCGCTTCGGCGCCGACTGA
- a CDS encoding DsbC family protein → MKRTVAGCLSALMLSLALPAAVSAQVSPARSAPAAAATAPAAAPTAAENTVKKLFSDRFGAVAIDSVTRTPYGLYEVRIGSDLLYTDDKVSFVLDGTLIDAATKRNVTRERVEKLLAVNFDELPLDLAIKQVRGNGSRRIALFEDPNCGYCKQLRKSMTGIDNVTVYTFLYPILAPDSTTKSRAVWCSADRAKTWDDWMLNGKTPTGAGTCDTPIEKVVALGKKLQITGTPTIFFGDNTRVGGAMPPDQLKAKLDSMGKG, encoded by the coding sequence ATGAAGCGAACCGTAGCGGGCTGCCTGTCCGCCCTGATGTTGTCCCTGGCCCTGCCTGCCGCCGTATCGGCCCAGGTCTCGCCCGCCAGATCGGCGCCTGCCGCTGCTGCAACGGCCCCAGCCGCCGCGCCGACGGCTGCCGAAAACACGGTCAAGAAACTGTTTTCCGATCGGTTTGGCGCGGTCGCGATCGACAGCGTGACCCGCACGCCCTATGGGCTTTACGAAGTGCGCATCGGGTCGGACCTGCTTTACACCGACGACAAGGTCAGCTTCGTGCTGGACGGCACGCTGATCGACGCCGCGACCAAACGCAACGTGACGCGCGAACGGGTCGAAAAGCTGCTGGCGGTCAACTTTGACGAGCTGCCGCTGGACCTGGCGATCAAGCAGGTGCGGGGCAATGGATCGCGCCGCATTGCGCTGTTTGAAGACCCGAACTGCGGCTATTGCAAACAGTTGCGCAAGTCCATGACCGGCATCGACAACGTGACCGTGTACACCTTCCTGTACCCGATCCTGGCGCCCGATTCGACCACCAAGTCGCGAGCGGTGTGGTGTTCCGCGGACCGGGCCAAGACCTGGGATGACTGGATGCTCAATGGCAAGACGCCCACCGGCGCGGGCACGTGCGACACCCCGATCGAGAAGGTCGTGGCGCTGGGCAAGAAGCTGCAGATCACCGGCACGCCGACCATCTTTTTTGGCGACAACACGCGAGTCGGCGGCGCAATGCCTCCGGATCAGCTGAAGGCCAAGCTGGACTCGATGGGCAAGGGCTGA
- a CDS encoding FAD-dependent monooxygenase, with translation MNSSRSSASTIIVIGTGIAGLASALALARKDQDVALLGPKAPLPPARADEFDPRVYAISPASQQFLVELGIWDLLPADRVMPVEAMEVFGDAASPPADAVRRMPAPSTGRVELSAWQGGLAAMAWIVESRELERALRQAVQMFNIRWIADRYAGLERHAPDAPLMLRTANHAGLPCGLAVGADGADSPLRESIGLPVTRSTYDATGLVMHLSVALPHQGRARQWFTPDGVLALLPMPDADGQPQVSMVWSMRTAKADALLAMDAATQRVAMGERLFEATGGVLGALTARTSLVGFPLALQSASQMVAPGVALVGDAAHLVHPLAGQGLNLGLGDAKALADTLATREAYRNVYDLRVLRRYQRARAEPLLAMRLATDGLYRLFDSPLAPVNWLRNAGMNVVDRLPPLKRLLVQGASGL, from the coding sequence ATGAACTCTTCCCGCTCTTCCGCCTCGACCATCATCGTCATCGGGACCGGCATTGCCGGCCTGGCCAGCGCGCTGGCGCTGGCCCGCAAAGACCAGGATGTGGCGCTGCTTGGTCCCAAGGCGCCGCTGCCGCCGGCCCGCGCGGACGAGTTCGACCCGCGCGTTTATGCCATTTCGCCCGCCAGCCAGCAGTTCCTGGTCGAGCTTGGCATCTGGGACCTGCTGCCCGCCGACCGGGTCATGCCGGTGGAAGCCATGGAAGTCTTCGGCGACGCCGCCTCGCCACCTGCCGATGCCGTGCGCCGCATGCCTGCGCCGTCCACCGGCCGGGTGGAACTGTCCGCATGGCAGGGCGGGCTGGCGGCCATGGCGTGGATCGTCGAATCACGCGAGCTGGAACGGGCGCTGCGCCAGGCCGTGCAGATGTTCAATATCCGGTGGATCGCCGATCGCTACGCGGGCCTGGAGCGCCATGCGCCCGATGCCCCGTTGATGCTGCGGACCGCCAACCATGCCGGTCTGCCCTGCGGCCTGGCTGTGGGGGCGGATGGCGCCGACTCGCCCCTGCGCGAATCGATCGGCCTGCCGGTGACGCGTTCCACCTACGATGCCACCGGGCTGGTCATGCACCTGTCGGTGGCCTTGCCGCATCAGGGCCGCGCGCGGCAATGGTTCACGCCCGATGGCGTGCTGGCGCTGCTGCCCATGCCCGATGCCGACGGGCAACCGCAGGTGTCCATGGTCTGGTCGATGCGCACTGCCAAGGCCGATGCCTTGCTGGCCATGGACGCGGCCACGCAGCGCGTCGCCATGGGCGAGCGCCTGTTCGAGGCCACCGGGGGCGTGCTGGGCGCGCTGACGGCCCGTACGTCGCTTGTGGGCTTCCCGCTGGCCTTGCAATCCGCCAGCCAGATGGTTGCGCCCGGCGTGGCGCTGGTGGGCGACGCGGCCCACCTGGTGCACCCGCTGGCCGGGCAGGGCCTGAACCTGGGCCTGGGCGATGCCAAGGCGCTGGCCGACACCCTGGCCACGCGCGAGGCCTACCGCAACGTGTATGACCTGCGCGTGCTGCGCCGGTACCAGCGCGCGCGGGCCGAGCCGCTGCTGGCGATGCGGCTGGCGACCGACGGCCTGTACCGCCTGTTCGATTCGCCGCTGGCCCCTGTCAATTGGCTGCGCAACGCGGGCATGAATGTGGTGGATCGCCTGCCGCCATTGAAGCGCCTGTTGGTGCAGGGCGCGTCCGGCCTGTAG
- a CDS encoding CzcE family metal-binding protein, whose amino-acid sequence MQTFSLSHRVMAASFLAAASMAANAAPLNNSLLGAAVPVSQATRSISLAPTTDYVNVQYGEVVRFDGAGEPFAVKFDGVRDTFSLNTFSPVGALDHVVRVYVEPDADNSH is encoded by the coding sequence ATGCAAACCTTCTCACTCAGCCATCGTGTCATGGCCGCCAGTTTCCTTGCCGCTGCCAGCATGGCAGCCAACGCTGCCCCGTTGAACAACAGCCTGCTTGGCGCTGCGGTGCCGGTGTCGCAGGCGACGCGTTCGATCTCGCTTGCGCCCACCACGGACTACGTCAACGTTCAGTATGGCGAAGTGGTCCGCTTCGACGGTGCGGGCGAGCCCTTTGCCGTCAAGTTCGATGGGGTGCGCGACACCTTTTCTCTGAACACGTTCTCGCCCGTCGGTGCGCTCGATCACGTGGTGCGTGTCTATGTCGAGCCCGATGCCGACAACAGCCATTGA
- the mltA gene encoding murein transglycosylase A: MSHCNRLRPAALTLAAALALAGCGGAPVTVLPDSGGDAGPSGSSGTSGAYGSPGSAWPGSSSPGSSGGTAGSADPVHPAPTTTPGGIAVPPSTARPPAAPVARPASKPALQASKHFVRSGWASVSGWQADTVESAWTTFQDNCRSIMLRTGRPVSLAAPQTVDPYAWQQVCAAARDPSLRNPSPAQARAFLEKWLEPWTVRTPTGEAATGLATAYYEPLVRASRVRGGPYQWPLYAVPNDLLVLDMGSLYPELAGKRVRGKLDGKRVVPYDSRAELERAGREPAAIVWVSDPVDAFFLQVQGTGRASLDDGPGKGSVIRVAYAEHNGHPYVSIGRWLVDQGELTLDQASMQSIKAWAKTHPTRVKEMLNANPAVVFFREEPVVNAEEGPKGAFGMPLTAQRSIAVDPAIVPLGTPAFLSTTMPNSKVPLQKMVFAQDTGSAIKGPARADVFWGYGEEAGEQAGRMKQPSKMWVLWPKGEGAPAPAR, encoded by the coding sequence TTGTCCCACTGTAACCGCTTGCGCCCCGCGGCGCTGACGCTGGCCGCGGCGCTTGCGCTGGCGGGCTGTGGCGGCGCGCCCGTGACCGTGCTGCCCGACTCGGGTGGCGATGCCGGCCCGTCGGGGTCGTCCGGCACATCGGGCGCCTACGGATCGCCCGGCTCGGCCTGGCCGGGGTCATCGTCGCCCGGCTCGTCGGGCGGCACGGCGGGGTCCGCCGACCCGGTACATCCGGCGCCCACCACCACACCCGGCGGCATCGCGGTGCCCCCGTCCACCGCTCGCCCCCCTGCCGCCCCGGTCGCCCGTCCGGCCAGCAAACCCGCCCTGCAGGCCAGCAAGCACTTCGTGCGCAGCGGGTGGGCGTCGGTCAGTGGCTGGCAGGCCGACACCGTGGAAAGCGCCTGGACGACCTTCCAGGACAATTGCCGGTCCATCATGCTGCGCACCGGCCGGCCTGTGTCGCTCGCCGCCCCGCAAACCGTGGATCCCTATGCATGGCAACAGGTGTGCGCCGCGGCGCGCGATCCGTCGCTGCGCAATCCCAGCCCGGCCCAGGCACGCGCCTTTCTTGAAAAATGGCTGGAACCCTGGACTGTCCGCACGCCCACAGGCGAGGCCGCGACCGGCCTGGCCACCGCCTATTACGAGCCCCTGGTGCGTGCGTCCCGCGTGCGCGGCGGCCCGTACCAGTGGCCGCTGTACGCCGTGCCGAATGATCTACTGGTGCTCGACATGGGGTCTCTGTATCCGGAGCTGGCGGGCAAGCGCGTGCGCGGCAAGCTCGACGGCAAACGGGTAGTGCCCTACGACAGCCGCGCCGAACTGGAACGCGCGGGCCGCGAGCCGGCTGCCATCGTGTGGGTCAGCGATCCGGTCGATGCGTTCTTCCTGCAGGTACAGGGCACCGGGCGCGCGTCGCTGGACGACGGTCCAGGCAAGGGCAGCGTGATTCGCGTGGCCTATGCCGAGCACAACGGCCACCCCTATGTGTCGATCGGCCGCTGGCTGGTGGACCAGGGGGAGCTGACGCTGGATCAGGCGTCGATGCAGAGCATCAAGGCATGGGCCAAGACGCATCCGACCCGCGTGAAGGAAATGCTGAACGCCAATCCGGCCGTGGTGTTTTTCCGCGAAGAACCCGTGGTGAATGCGGAAGAAGGCCCCAAGGGCGCCTTCGGCATGCCGCTGACCGCGCAGCGGTCGATCGCGGTGGACCCGGCCATCGTTCCGCTGGGCACACCGGCGTTCCTTTCCACGACCATGCCCAATTCCAAGGTGCCGTTGCAGAAGATGGTGTTTGCGCAGGACACCGGCAGCGCCATCAAGGGCCCGGCCCGCGCGGACGTGTTCTGGGGCTATGGCGAGGAAGCCGGCGAGCAGGCCGGCCGCATGAAGCAGCCCAGCAAGATGTGGGTGCTGTGGCCCAAGGGCGAAGGCGCGCCGGCGCCGGCTCGGTGA
- a CDS encoding class I SAM-dependent methyltransferase — MPSHLAPSVDHLLAQARDTAASGQYRHAFDALYAAIALAPESARARAALGQFLVAHCPARRHADVDRVLCLALDQAWVRPSDLAPAVLAYLAAEPAVAQALMPSTGAPTHEAPSARQLLTAAGHLESQPVFCALASVAILADADWQTLLARLRDLLLARRHEGKRDTPLRLTLAMALQNDLTEGIEPPSAETLARAQALEAGLLARHQIGTAVNAADIALVATAVPLAGSALGALLRSSHAQREWPGLAPLIERVQAAAREAVVRDRLIADAARLSEDPVRDHYDAHPYPRWVREPLGMPAHLPARVARRVSAWPATGAQVLVAGCGTGQQIFVAHDRYPLARIVAIDFSVNALAHAAHKCAEAGLDDVTFHAMDLHQAATLGQTFRAVECVGVLPHLPDPEAGFAALSKVMAPDAVLYAAVYSARARAPFEALRRRIHAEGWTDDADGRLAFRRMLIQEGGASLPDGVARSPDFHAAGGLRDLLFHVRERALPMTEWVAMAQRQGLTLLAVDAPLATAAMARSVVAQDPDTLTPDQWDEVEQAYPAAFAGLYRLWLAKA, encoded by the coding sequence ATGCCTTCTCATCTTGCTCCGTCTGTCGATCACCTGCTGGCCCAGGCGCGCGACACCGCGGCGTCCGGCCAGTACCGGCACGCCTTCGACGCCCTGTATGCGGCCATTGCCCTTGCACCCGAATCGGCGCGCGCCCGCGCGGCGCTGGGCCAGTTCCTGGTGGCGCACTGCCCTGCCCGGCGCCATGCGGACGTCGACCGGGTGCTGTGCCTGGCGCTCGACCAGGCCTGGGTGCGGCCCAGCGACCTGGCCCCCGCGGTGCTGGCCTACCTGGCCGCCGAGCCGGCCGTGGCGCAGGCATTGATGCCGTCGACCGGCGCCCCCACGCACGAGGCGCCCTCGGCCCGCCAGCTGTTGACCGCGGCCGGACACCTGGAAAGTCAGCCCGTGTTCTGCGCGTTGGCGAGTGTGGCGATCCTTGCCGATGCCGACTGGCAGACCTTGCTGGCCCGGCTGCGCGACCTGCTGCTGGCGCGCCGTCATGAAGGCAAGCGCGATACGCCACTGCGGCTGACCCTGGCGATGGCCTTGCAGAATGACCTGACCGAAGGCATCGAGCCGCCCTCCGCCGAAACGCTGGCCCGTGCCCAGGCGCTGGAAGCCGGCCTGCTGGCCCGCCACCAGATCGGCACTGCCGTCAACGCCGCCGACATTGCGCTGGTGGCCACGGCCGTGCCGCTGGCCGGCAGTGCACTGGGGGCCTTGCTGCGGTCGTCCCATGCCCAGCGCGAATGGCCCGGCCTGGCGCCGTTGATCGAACGGGTGCAGGCGGCGGCGCGGGAAGCGGTGGTACGCGACCGGCTGATCGCGGATGCCGCGCGCCTGTCGGAGGATCCCGTCCGCGATCACTACGATGCGCATCCCTACCCTCGTTGGGTGCGCGAACCGCTGGGCATGCCGGCCCACCTGCCGGCGCGGGTGGCGCGCCGGGTGTCGGCCTGGCCTGCGACCGGTGCGCAGGTGCTGGTCGCGGGCTGCGGCACGGGTCAGCAAATCTTTGTGGCGCACGACCGGTATCCCCTGGCGCGGATCGTCGCGATCGATTTCAGCGTCAACGCCCTGGCGCATGCCGCGCACAAATGCGCGGAAGCCGGGCTGGACGACGTGACCTTCCACGCCATGGATCTGCATCAGGCTGCGACCTTGGGGCAGACCTTTCGTGCGGTCGAGTGTGTCGGCGTGCTGCCGCATCTGCCGGATCCGGAGGCCGGCTTTGCGGCGCTGTCCAAGGTCATGGCGCCCGATGCGGTCCTGTATGCGGCCGTCTACAGCGCCCGGGCCCGCGCGCCGTTCGAGGCCTTGCGACGCCGTATCCATGCCGAAGGATGGACCGATGATGCCGACGGCCGGCTGGCCTTTCGCCGCATGCTGATCCAGGAAGGCGGCGCTTCATTGCCCGATGGCGTGGCGCGATCGCCGGACTTCCATGCAGCGGGCGGACTGCGCGACCTGCTGTTCCATGTGCGTGAACGCGCGTTGCCCATGACCGAATGGGTGGCCATGGCGCAACGGCAGGGACTGACACTGCTGGCAGTCGACGCGCCCCTGGCCACCGCCGCGATGGCGCGCAGCGTCGTGGCTCAGGACCCGGACACGCTCACACCGGATCAATGGGACGAAGTGGAACAGGCTTATCCGGCGGCGTTTGCGGGGCTGTATAGGTTGTGGCTGGCGAAGGCGTGA
- the apaG gene encoding Co2+/Mg2+ efflux protein ApaG, whose translation MKSHELSVTVEPRYLADQSDPAENQYIFAYTIRITNSGSQPVQLISRHWIITDGNQQEQEVRGLGVVGQQPLLQPGQSFEYTSGCPLSTPVGTMRGTYHCVGDNGSPFEVDIPEFVLAVPRTLH comes from the coding sequence ATGAAATCTCACGAATTGTCGGTCACCGTTGAACCGCGCTATCTCGCCGATCAGTCCGATCCGGCCGAGAATCAGTACATCTTCGCCTACACGATACGCATCACGAATTCCGGTTCGCAGCCCGTGCAGCTGATCAGCCGCCACTGGATCATTACCGACGGCAATCAGCAGGAGCAGGAAGTGCGCGGACTGGGCGTGGTGGGTCAGCAACCGCTGCTGCAGCCTGGCCAGAGCTTCGAGTACACCAGCGGCTGTCCGCTATCGACCCCGGTCGGCACCATGCGCGGCACCTATCATTGCGTCGGCGACAACGGCAGCCCGTTTGAAGTCGACATTCCCGAATTCGTGCTGGCCGTGCCTCGCACCCTTCACTGA
- a CDS encoding mechanosensitive ion channel family protein, with product MQAILSFFTDVRDSVSASSTLSQLFATVVVLVAAMMVTRSAAKYYRGKDSGSTGERRTAYTAVRNGVAVVVLILLLFLWGGQLRHFALSVAALAAAVAIASKEFVMSALGSLMRATQRPYAVGDIIEINGMKGEVLIIDLFSTTLLEEAQSGYVTGRTYQFPNMLLLLNPVRKSSTMGSFVLEAVRVPLDPADDVVSAEQRLLQSAVVVCEPWVQQADAHFRRIEGAYLVALPESRPVALIEPVDAKRVDVVVRFPCPSNRRMAVGQQILNGYYAMIREERKARSAANAAAPGKAADKAAGSASPGAASVTPSPATTYTAPQTPPDKPVPLRPIDPV from the coding sequence ATGCAAGCCATTCTTTCGTTTTTTACCGATGTCCGCGACAGCGTTTCGGCATCGAGCACGCTCAGCCAGCTGTTTGCCACGGTGGTGGTGCTGGTCGCCGCCATGATGGTCACGCGGTCCGCCGCCAAGTACTACCGGGGCAAGGATTCCGGTTCGACCGGCGAACGCCGCACCGCCTACACCGCCGTGCGCAATGGCGTCGCGGTGGTCGTGCTGATCCTGCTGTTGTTCCTGTGGGGCGGCCAGTTGCGGCACTTCGCGCTGTCGGTCGCCGCGCTGGCAGCCGCCGTCGCCATCGCCAGCAAAGAGTTCGTGATGAGCGCATTGGGTTCGTTGATGCGCGCCACGCAGCGGCCCTATGCGGTGGGCGACATCATCGAGATCAACGGCATGAAGGGCGAAGTGCTCATCATCGATCTGTTCAGCACGACGCTGCTCGAAGAAGCGCAGTCCGGCTATGTGACGGGCCGCACCTATCAATTCCCCAACATGCTGTTGCTGCTGAATCCGGTGCGCAAGTCGTCGACCATGGGCAGCTTCGTGCTGGAAGCGGTGCGGGTGCCGCTCGACCCCGCTGACGATGTGGTGTCCGCTGAACAGCGTCTGCTGCAATCGGCAGTGGTCGTGTGCGAGCCCTGGGTGCAACAGGCCGATGCGCACTTTCGCCGGATCGAAGGCGCGTATCTGGTGGCCTTGCCGGAAAGCCGGCCCGTGGCGTTGATCGAACCGGTGGATGCCAAGCGGGTCGATGTGGTCGTGCGCTTTCCGTGCCCGAGCAATCGGCGGATGGCGGTGGGGCAGCAGATCCTGAACGGCTACTACGCGATGATCCGCGAAGAAAGAAAGGCGCGGTCGGCGGCCAACGCGGCGGCGCCGGGCAAGGCGGCGGACAAGGCGGCGGGTTCCGCCTCGCCCGGCGCCGCGAGCGTCACGCCTTCGCCAGCCACAACCTATACAGCCCCGCAAACGCCGCCGGATAAGCCTGTTCCACTTCGTCCCATTGATCCGGTGTGA